A region of Aliivibrio fischeri DNA encodes the following proteins:
- a CDS encoding GntR family transcriptional regulator has translation MQYLTIKDAIEEQIDTGMFEAGQKLPSERTLAETFSTTRITLREALNHLALSGKIYKEERRGWFVSTAKLMFNPMQCIDIAETCKEQKRNCRIEALSSHRLLATKEMLTVLKLSPFSYVKQQVSLIHIDGRRVAVQYRYIPEEMTILLSHDEQTDVLTQLLNSFEYDSEKHEIEVGIIPASQLESDALNLSSGSMLLSINQVACNKSQTPFLLQTIRCCHDAVKLKISQTA, from the coding sequence ATGCAGTATTTAACGATTAAAGATGCAATAGAAGAGCAAATTGATACTGGCATGTTTGAGGCTGGACAAAAGTTGCCTTCAGAAAGAACGCTAGCTGAAACATTTTCTACAACACGCATTACACTACGTGAAGCTCTTAATCATTTAGCCTTATCAGGTAAAATATACAAAGAAGAGCGTAGAGGCTGGTTTGTATCAACGGCTAAGTTAATGTTTAATCCTATGCAATGTATTGATATTGCGGAAACGTGTAAGGAGCAGAAAAGAAATTGCCGAATTGAGGCGCTTTCTTCTCATCGATTGTTAGCAACAAAAGAAATGCTGACCGTTTTAAAGTTGTCTCCATTTTCTTACGTCAAACAACAAGTTTCTCTTATCCATATTGATGGAAGAAGGGTAGCGGTTCAGTACCGATATATTCCAGAGGAAATGACGATATTATTAAGTCATGACGAACAAACGGACGTACTAACTCAATTATTGAATAGCTTTGAATATGATTCGGAAAAACATGAGATAGAGGTAGGGATTATTCCTGCATCTCAGCTTGAATCTGATGCATTGAATTTAAGTTCTGGAAGTATGTTGTTATCGATCAATCAAGTTGCCTGTAACAAAAGTCAGACTCCTTTTCTATTACAGACAATTCGTTGTTGCCATGATGCGGTGAAACTGAAAATTAGCCAAACTGCTTAA
- a CDS encoding NAD(P)-dependent oxidoreductase codes for MRYFPMFMDIKKRPVLVVGGGEVACRKIDMLLQAEASITVVAPSIKAYLMKYVEEGKLEYIKGFYHKNLLSNDYVQVWATTDNSDLNHQVHADAHDVGVPVNVVDDTEYCDFITPSMVNRGRVQVAISSGGASPVLIRIIREQLETQLSTKVAMLADFGADKRNLIKQHFKTVDERRKFWETFLRLPEIEKINTRNELEALFQQALTVDVQIKSERNWIEYNSDTEMLTLKALRLMQQAEWVIAFESCPAEFIELCRRDAERIYIRSEKEMADYLDKANAENIRVTILVKKGQLFSDSNIQHYLANDVYVPTL; via the coding sequence ATGAGATATTTTCCCATGTTTATGGATATTAAAAAGCGACCAGTATTGGTTGTTGGTGGTGGTGAAGTAGCCTGTCGTAAGATAGATATGTTGCTGCAAGCTGAGGCAAGTATTACCGTTGTCGCACCATCAATTAAAGCTTATTTAATGAAATACGTAGAAGAAGGGAAGCTTGAATATATAAAGGGTTTTTATCATAAAAACTTATTAAGTAATGATTACGTACAAGTATGGGCAACAACAGACAATTCAGATTTAAATCACCAAGTACATGCTGATGCACATGACGTTGGCGTTCCAGTAAATGTTGTTGATGATACGGAATATTGTGATTTTATAACGCCATCAATGGTCAATCGAGGTCGTGTTCAGGTCGCTATTTCAAGTGGTGGAGCATCTCCGGTATTAATCCGAATTATTAGAGAACAGCTTGAAACTCAGTTATCAACAAAAGTTGCCATGTTAGCGGACTTTGGTGCTGATAAGCGAAATCTTATTAAACAGCATTTTAAAACTGTTGATGAGAGAAGAAAATTTTGGGAAACCTTTTTGCGATTGCCCGAAATCGAGAAGATAAATACTCGAAATGAATTAGAAGCATTATTTCAACAAGCATTAACGGTTGATGTTCAAATTAAGTCTGAACGGAATTGGATTGAGTATAATTCGGATACTGAAATGCTGACTCTAAAAGCACTGCGATTAATGCAGCAAGCAGAATGGGTTATTGCTTTTGAAAGTTGTCCTGCTGAATTCATTGAGCTTTGCCGTCGTGATGCGGAGCGTATTTATATTCGCTCTGAAAAAGAGATGGCGGATTATTTGGATAAAGCAAACGCTGAAAACATCCGAGTGACCATTTTAGTGAAAAAAGGCCAATTATTCAGTGATTCAAATATTCAGCATTATTTAGCAAATGATGTATATGTTCCTACATTATAG